GATGGCGTCTGATTTGAGCAGGCGCGGGTGGCAGCGGGCGCGCGACAGCGAGGCCGGCCAGCGCAGCGAGGACGAAAAGCGGCGCGCTCGCCTTGGTCGCCTGCATGAGGCCGGCGCAGACACCGGCGGCGAGGGCCCAGCCCAACCGGCCGCTGCGCCACCATTGCATGCCGGAAAACAATGCCCCAAGCGCGAAGGCCAGCAGCAGGGATTCCTGGATGAAATAGCGGCTGTAGTAAACCGCCGGCGGCGAGAGCGTGAAAAAGGCGGCGGCGAGCAGGGCAGGCCTGTGGCCGAGAGGTAAGGCGAGGAAGTAGAGCAGCAGCACGGCAACGGTGCCGGCTATCGCGGGGACGAGGCGCACCGTGGTCTCGCTCAGCTGCGCGAGGGTGTGTTCGCCACGGAGCCAGGCGACGGGCAGAACGGCATAGTAAAGCGTGGGGCCGTGGTGGTCGGCGGGGTCGAAGGTGTAGCCTTGGCCTGCGAGCAGCTGGCCGGCCTTCACCGCCTGGTTGGCTTCGTCGGCGTGCATCGGCCGCCGGTCGAGATCCCAGACGCGCAGCCCAAGCGCGAAGCAAGCGATCAGCGCGAGGGGGAGCCAGCGTTGCCAGACGGGTGACATGGGGCGACCCAAGTCAATGCGCTTGCCGCACGGTGGCAATCCCGGGCAGCAAAAAGGGCGCGCCTGAGACGCGCCCCTGGAGAGAAGGATGCCTTTCGCTTACTTGGCCGGGGTGCCGAAGACCTCGACTTCGCAGTAGTGGTTGAGCTCGTTGGAAGTGTTGCCGTTGGAGTACAGGCGGACGTAGCGGGCCTTGGTGCCCTTGGCGTCCACGATACGCCCCATGTTGCTTTCGATGTAGTTCACATCCTTGCCGGCGCCGAGGGCGGACGAGTTGTCGTCGTCGGTGTTGTAGAGGGTGGTGACACCGGTCTTGAAGGTCTTGTCGTCGGAGACCTGCACGATGAAGTCGTGATAGACGCGGGCCTGCGAGTGGAAGTGCCAGACCACGATGGCGGCGAGCGGCGAGGAGGCGCCGAGGTCGATCTGCACCCATTGCGTGCCGGGTCCGATTTCCAGGAACGATCCGTCCATGCCGGTCTTGTCACCGTCGGTGACAAAGCCCAGTTCGCCGATGACGGGGAACTCGTCGCTGCTGGTGACTTCCTTGCCGGCGGAGAGGAGCACGGTGCCGGCGGGCACCATGAAGTCGGGGCGCTTGTGCGAGAAGACCTCGAGGTTGGCCATCTTGATGGGGCGCGGCGTGCCGACGAAGAGCGGCTTGGGCAGGTCGAGCTGGAGCGCGACCTGTTCCTGCGCGGAGACCGCACAGAGACCCAGGGTGAGGGTGAGCGTGAAGGTGAGGAGGGAGCGGAGTTTCATGGGAAGGGGGAGCGGTGGTGGATTCTTGAACCGGTGTGTCATCCTGAGCCCAGCGAAAGATCCAGAGGTAAAGCGAGACAGGACAGGACGACGGTTGTGCCTCTGGATTCTTCGCGTAGCTCAGAATGACAGGCTTCGGGAGTGCCAGTTAAATGACAAAGTCCTCCGGCTTGAAGGTGAGCATCTGGCGGGCGGCGATGGCCTCGTTGACCTTGAGCACGGTGACGGCGCTGGCGAAGGCGGATTCACCGGGGCAGTTCAGCGGCGTGCCCTGGCGGATCGCGTCGAAGAAGTTCTCGAGGTGCGGCTGGTGGATGGCCTTGTCGAGGGTGACGGGGATGTCCCAGGCCGAGAGCTCGGCCGTCTCGCGGACGTCCACCGTGGCTGCCTTGGAGGGGCCGCCGAGCTTGGGCTTCGGCTTTTCCCAAGGCTTGACCGGAGCGGGGGCGCCTTCGCCGGAACCCGGGCGGAGGATGAGGCCCTTGTCCACCCACTGGTCCCACTCGGGCGCACGGGCCTCGCGGTAGAGTTTGGTGTACTTGGGATTCTCGGAGATCTTCAAGGCGCCCTCGTCGCCCATGAAGTATTCGTGGTAGCCGCCGCCCGCGCTCGTCGTGGTGAGCACCTGGTAGGTGGCGCGAACCGGGCCGGCGGGTGTCGCGTATTCATAGATGGCGAAGGCGTTGTCATACCACTCGTGGTTCTTGTAGTAGTCCACGCCACCGCCGGCCATGACCGAGGTGGGGTTGGCGCCGAGCAGCCAATTGAAGATGTCGATCTGGTGCGCGCCAAGGTCGGAGATCGGGCCGCCGGCGTAACGTTTGAACCAGCGCCAGTTCCGGAACTCGTGCATGTTGGCGTAGCCGTATTCGGCGAGCTTGGCCTCGGGCAACGCGTAGCGGGCCGGGTAACCGAGATCCTCGGTCACCGCGCGGTTCCACTGGCCGGAGGC
This DNA window, taken from Oleiharenicola lentus, encodes the following:
- a CDS encoding discoidin domain-containing protein translates to MKLRSLLTFTLTLTLGLCAVSAQEQVALQLDLPKPLFVGTPRPIKMANLEVFSHKRPDFMVPAGTVLLSAGKEVTSSDEFPVIGELGFVTDGDKTGMDGSFLEIGPGTQWVQIDLGASSPLAAIVVWHFHSQARVYHDFIVQVSDDKTFKTGVTTLYNTDDDNSSALGAGKDVNYIESNMGRIVDAKGTKARYVRLYSNGNTSNELNHYCEVEVFGTPAK
- a CDS encoding Gfo/Idh/MocA family protein — encoded protein: MPATPPSSFPSFSRRDFLATGAKLGAVLVAAPSVIRAASGSQTLNIGLIGCGEQGRVLLNAALKIPDIRFKAVCDIWPYNRTYAERLLGKFGHEAKPFENYREMLSAVPDLDAVIVATPDFVHAEHTNAALKAGKHVYCEKLMAHTVDAARSMVVTARESGKLLQVGHQRRSNPRYQHARDKIVRDAKMLGRITNASGQWNRAVTEDLGYPARYALPEAKLAEYGYANMHEFRNWRWFKRYAGGPISDLGAHQIDIFNWLLGANPTSVMAGGGVDYYKNHEWYDNAFAIYEYATPAGPVRATYQVLTTTSAGGGYHEYFMGDEGALKISENPKYTKLYREARAPEWDQWVDKGLILRPGSGEGAPAPVKPWEKPKPKLGGPSKAATVDVRETAELSAWDIPVTLDKAIHQPHLENFFDAIRQGTPLNCPGESAFASAVTVLKVNEAIAARQMLTFKPEDFVI